The Glycine soja cultivar W05 chromosome 15, ASM419377v2, whole genome shotgun sequence region aaatagtcaatGACGTACGTAGCACACACAATTCCTACTTCACTATATACCTCACCGTCAGGTCAAGCTTAAATctctaatttgaattttttttacaaattaagacataaaaaataaatcgacCTATTTAATctctaattattttaacatttcaGTTGAATTATTGACGGAgagacataaaaaattatatacatagACATTAGTACAAGTTAAGCTGTTAAGGTGAGAAAGatgttaattaatgaaaataatagtatttaaatagaaaaaaaagattatacacTTACATAATCATTGAATCataatatatcatataaaataagtttattaacttttaaaataattattttaatataatttaaataataatttgtaactgaaaaataatataaaactattatcCACGACATAGCCatagaatttatttaaatatgagaGCACTGTTTTCAAGagttggaagaaagaaagaacaaaatcaTGCAAGAGGAGAGGGTATGAGAAAAAGGTTAGAGTTGACTGGGATATTGGTTGACGATTAGATCCTGGCCCACGTGGCTTACTTGTTTGACGTAGAAATATGGTGTTAGGTTAGGTTGTGACAGCAGGGATTGTAGAAAATATGCAGACCATTGGCCATTGTGCTAGAGAGAAGAAAGAGCCATGCGGCGAACGGCATAATGACAGCTCTTGTTGCGTACCCTCCTAAGGAACCTATTGATACCTTTCACATTACAATTATTATCATCTCATGTTcaataaattcaattaattagtcCAACATTTTAACTGATtatcaatttaatctttttaaaataataaaaacaattcgTGCTATTTGGCAGATATGCTTCTTAGGTGTTATTACCTACGTTGGACACAAGTTGcatgagattgagattgtccTGTTTCAACgaggcatatatatatatatatatatatatatatatatatagttgtgtATATGTATTGAAATATAAACTGTTATATAtgcttctttatttattttttgcgaACATGATTTTTCTGTATAACAATTGACATTACTTATTTCACTCAGTATTTAAACACTTAAACCTTTGTTTCGGAATAATGATTGGGGGAAAGACTGTTATTCATGTGTATAACAATTAGTGTCATGTCATGAAAAGAACTGAAAATAgttgtaatataatttattgttattcatgtaaaaattttaaatttatttgtattatgATGAGTGGCTATCGTAATatgtaagacaaaaaaaatctgaatttgaaaaaggaaaatgtaagACCAAATAATATGTACATAAATACGCAATCTTTGAACATCGGGTGtaaatttcaatataattatacatatatactttAATAACTTTGTAAGtggatatatttttatcaatttaattattcGATGTGATATTGTTTTGAGTGACAACTATGTATATGCTTCCAGATATTCATGATATATatctaatgaaaaaattatttatattttaaataatatagtatacatcaaataaatgtaataaataattagttgtTATATGTGCCGTCTTAAATTAGAGGTGCAagtaacttgagtcatcaagcaCTTAAAACTTAGTTAATTAACTTACAAGCAAACACATACAGTaagaacaattttaatttaagaacGTGAGAATTGTAAATATTGGTCGTAAAACCATTTATACTAAcgtttaagattaaaaattaattagtagacACTTCATTATGAAATTTTAACAAGTAAACATTAAGTGTTCGATTTAATtcgttttatttattatttaaatatattatatcaaattttaatataaaaaaatgcccaatttttcttttcatggaTTCACTTTGCTTGTCTTGGTGAGTGATGTCTTGTATTCACGTACCCTTTGGTGTTTTGCTGAGTAGTAGTTTGTTTGTCACTTTCGTCAGCCGCAAGAAAGAAATTGTGTGTGAATTAATTGTATAGTTTTGAGTGGCATTGGATGCATGGCGCTGCTACTGCTGCAACTAGTATTTCCACCGTCAAACTCAAAGAAAAACGTATACCATGTCATAATACACTACGGACCAGTCTCTAtacatcatttattttcttttatttttattaaaaaaaacagatttAGGTTTTGATGGCTTACGAGAGTTAGAGTAGGATCATCTTATtactcaaaaaaaaaacttaaatatttataaattgagaaaaaaaatcacatatacgtactaatattatactttttatattgctatctaataataaattattatatatgataagtttattaattttaataataattaatcttaaaattatacaaaaactgatttctaattaattcatagtataaaattaaaatcctcCCCCTCCTCTctcttgtataaattgtatgtattatttatttaaaataattatgctgGAGCAAAATAAGATCATCATGAATCACAAAAATTGACGACaaaatatagataattaatgtaattatatattgaGAACTTAGATTTAAAATCACTAaacaagttaaaataatttcacaccTCCTTTTTGACAAGATGTTTGACTGAACCTCCTAGAAAGAAAATGTAGTGAGTGGGGAAGAAAGACAAATGCCGCACTTATACAAATTACTAAACGAGTTGAAATAATTTcactaacaatatttttttacatataaattttaaatgtaactTTAGATatagatttaataaaaatttatatatgtaaaaaaatattattacatcaaaattaattattataaaatttattatgtaaacttatatgtatatattaaatatatattagaaatattagtgttatatatattaatattaattaatttttaacataattaatctATTAATAGAATGTCGTGTTAATAATCTAAAAGTTTATAAATTTGAGAGTTActgaatcattaattttaaattattttataaaatatatttttaataatagcaTATGAATTATGGATTCATCTTacgaaagaagaaataaaaaaaatattttttaaaatatgttggaGGTAGGAAGAATAGTCCCAAAGATTTTTAAGTTGAAGCCCATTGATGCATGTCCAAGACCAAAGAACGGGGtgtgccatatatatatatatatatatatatatatatatatatatatatatatatatatatatatatatatatatatatatatatatatatatatatatatatatatatatatatatactattttacAAATCCCTTGATTTCTTCCATGTATGGCTGAATCTGATAAATTAATAGGTGTGTGTTTGGttgaatttgaatatattttaaaagttttattaactttttaaaataaaaaattaattacttttagaaattaatcaattaccaaataaaCGCAATGTCTTTTACCATTTGGTTAAATGATACTCCAACAAGAGTGtaacttcattttcttttaaattataaccACATTTAATTTAAGGGTTCAACTTAAACCTATTACAATTATTATTGACTGGACTGCGTGTGCATGTTTACCTCCAACAAGATTTAGttatagttaattttaaataatacagGGAACTTGTCTGTTTCAATTAAGtcatcttcatcattttttgttagattaaattttaaattactagAATCGGTTTATGAAATAAGGTTATGCCGTTTATAAAGAGAAGTCATTATATAAAAGAATTCtagattaaatattattaatcttTGATTGTAAAATACCATTGATCTTAAGACTTGGAAGTTAAAGAATACTATATTATAATATGGATTAATTCTGAACATATGAAAGACCTTCACCTTTTTGTGGATGGTCAGATAAGAATCAAATGTTTTCTGCTTTGTCTAGTCAGATTTTCATTAATGGATTAATTGGTTTTTTAGCGTTTAGTCTCATGTTTCGACAAGATATTTTAGtattaataacaattttatttttatgtagaaataaaaaaataaatatggagATATAATAACTCACACTTCTATTTCATTACTCAATTGAACTAAATTCTCTCAATCATTAAAAAGCATCTTTGCAGACAAATCAAGACATTATAATTCATACcaatattatgatttatgaattcACGACAAGATATCAGACTTTACTTTCTGCTTTCAAACCCATTCCTGATCTGGCTTGCGTGGTATTGGTCACCGGAAGAAGCTTATTCAAAACTTTCTTGTTTTAATATTTGCATGAAATTGTCCACATGCTTGCTCGTTTTAAGTGCATTTTATttgagaaatttatttatttattttattaaagaaagTCTGAAGACTGAAAGTGAACAGAGAAATATATATCATGGCAGAACGAGAAGTTTTTGAGGGACGCATCCggttaaatttatttcatatatataattgaaactCTTTTTACAAGTTTAGAAAGTTTGGAGTCCAGCACGATAAAGCAGTGTTTAATTTGGATTttgtttagttaaaaaaatggtttttttttttaatttaaaatttattttaaagttgaagttaaaaaaaattatttaaaatttgaaactattatttaacttattaaatttataaattttaaattttaaaagtgttttttaaattaatttttcttaagtagtttatttttagattttaaggtttgaaataaataaataaataagaagtaaAAATTAAGATTCTtaagattatatttttaaaaaaaaaattttaaaattgccttttaaaagtttttttaaaaatttttatttaCCTCAGCTTCTTTAAAAAGAAGGAAACTTACCAAGAATTGACTTGAATATAATTGGGTTTGTTACTCTTAATTAAAATCTCATGCTCAaagtattatttataaaaaaagatgttatttaaaaaagaaacatcactaaaaataataatcaatcaaattcttttacaataataaatatttcacactAATAACATAGTTATaaacaaaacttaaaataaagtaaGAGTAAATACTACTAAAATTGTCATATAAAATAGATGTTTAACTTAGGtagtaattactttaaaaaatcatatttaatataatttttattaattaataatttaatttttttcaccaatagttcatcaaatttaaactCATAAGTTAATTATAATACCGTCTAGTTATCCTCCACTAGTATGtttctaaaaagttattattactCCCTACAAAATTGTTCTTAATTAGTTCTTATCAATTAAGAGTAAAGACCAAAATATCTTTTAAGCATTTTCACACGATCCATTCCCACCCTTCtactctttcttccttctctttctatattccttttatcattttctcttgtcttttcttcatttatttccTCTTTCCTTCTCTTCACACATGCATGTCTTTGttattgagttttgtttttttttttgcgctTTTGTAAACTTAACAAAATCATGATGAGTTTTTTTTCCCATGTTTTTGGTAACACAACAAAATTAAGATTATGTTGTGTTGCAAATTCAAACCTCATGCAATGtaacaaaattatgattatgTTGTGTTGCACAAATTTTAACTCAATGAAATTACGATACCATTGAATAACAAAAGTTATTATATATCATGATTTCATTGGTTATAAATTACAAGTTATGCAacaaacaattatttataaaataatcaatttttttttgttggttgtGCAACAAGTCAATGGattgaaacacacacacacacatgaagAGGTTCCAATGCTACATAGGTGGGGAAATATGGATGATAGaagtcaaatttttttttttaccaaacatCCTTTTTACATGTGGAGTTTGCCCTAATGACATTGGTATAAAGAATGATAATGATGAAAATGTGGGTGGTGATGACATTGATATGTATTCGCAACTTAGCTATCCCAACATTTCTAGATATTTCATAATTGACGCggtatatttcatatttttataggtCTATGTTTTGTTATTGAATACTTTTTTGGCTTGTTTTAGGTTTTTAAAGAGCGCAATGATTCATTTGCTATCCCCGTCTTATGACAATGTAGCTATTTTTAAGGGATAATTATTCATTGTCTCTTGTTGTGCCACAATGGAGAAGATACTACACATTCAAAGTCTCTTCATGGCAAAATCCTTACATGAAACACATTTAAGCTTTCAACTCAATATTATTTCAATCAACTAAAGTATCTCAATATGTAGTAGACTTCTCtaaggattaaaataattttaaacattcaatgtgtattcaattaattttatgggtGTATCTCAATATGTGGTAGACATTTCGatgaaatttcatttattacataagttaattttatctgtcaaattattaaataaacaaaaaataacacaatgAAAGTACGATTCTCTTACTTCCATGTACATTTTGCTTAGTGAAAAATTTACATAATGGAAGTATGATTCCATTGTGCACTATGCAACAAAATCATACTTATGTTATACATGTTGTATTTAGCCTCCCTTGTTGTGATTttgttgtgcatttttttcataaaccaCAATGCACAATGAAAATAGAATCATGATTCCGTTGTTGTGCAACGGGGTgtgaaaaaatacaagaaaatcaTGATTTCGTTGTATATTATACAATGAAATCAAGATTCCATTGAACAACATTTTTTGCGCTCCTAATACAgcgaaatcatgattttattgtatattatgggtgatgataaatttaaatttttaaaataatgatagaGGCTAATAACAATCGAGATTCCATTGAACAACATTTTTTTCACCCCTAATGCAACAAAATCAAGATTTCATTGTATATTATGGGTggggataaatttaaaatttttaaataatgatagAGGCCAATGGCAATCTAGTTGGGACCAATAGCATCCCTTTTTCGGGAATTGTTTGGGGCACCCAGcagttttttaaaataccaaaaatgTCCTTATTGGTATTTTTGGTTACAAATAACATattagttttttcatttttatagtgCCTTTTTTTCGTAAAATCGCACTTCCTTAGTGCAACTTGCTTCCATTAGCATCATTTTGTAAGTGTTTGTTGTCGTAGGTGGTGCACATGCATTGTTTACATATGTATGGTGAAGTTTAGTGGATTTTCGTTGCCGGAGAAGAATAAAtgcgtattaaaaaaaaattcaaaacatatgaattgtcaatctgtatgttttgattttttttaaaattataattttttaataattttttatacgttgttttatttaaattttttgataattaaacaaatttgatatttaattggatgttgtatttagatgtttattatagtaattaatagttaaataaatttgatatttaattgaataatgtATTTGGATGTTTATTACagtgattgaaaattaaaaaatatgatatttaattgaatgatgtatatagatgtttattacaacaattcataattaaataaatttggtattttttttacatatgtaaatttttattaaacctatgatttttatttacaagttatatatgtaaacaaattaatcattaaataaaaaattaattatcacaaaatttattatgtaaatatacattagaaaatttagtattatatatagcaacattaattattttataacataattggtcTATTAGCTCAGTTAGTTAGAGTGTTGTGCTAGTAACGCGAAGGTTACATGTTTGATTTCTGCTTGAaccataaattttaaattatatttttgaaaaaaaataaaaaaaatcttatgggCCTCTTACGGATTGTATGCCCGAATTGCTAATTCGTAAGCCTCATACGGATTGGCAATTTGTATTGGGTCTAGAGATTGCCAATCCGTATTGAGCTTACGAAAGGATAAAACTGATATTTCCGATGTCATGCTAGGTGTACCAGCAAAACCACTGGGTGCCCTTAGCAGTTCCTCCCTTTTGCTCAGTTGTAGACAAGTTATATTTCCAACTCTGGGCCATTTCTTGGGCCTTTTCCATTTGGTGTTCGGCTTTTGGACCATTATTGTTTGgacccaaaaataattttgtaactcAACTTTATAATAATTAGCAGAAAGACAGATTGGGTGCCTATAAGATGTAAGAATTGCACATTAATTCTTCGAATAAAAgtatatgataatataataGGGCGTTTAAAAAATGGTGTCATTTCAGTTTAATTAGTAAACCTTCTGGTCTGaaccataaggaaaaaaaaaatcccgtgtattgatattaaatataaataaacctCACCATTTTATCTTCTTGGATAAGATCATTCCTGAAACACTTTTCACTTACtatgttcttatttttaatatcttatttttattgttgatatcaaattataataaagagtagtttagaaaaataatttatttttaattggaaTTTGTACAATTAAATAAtgctaattatatttttagtcattAGTTGTTTTTGCATATATTCAAGActgaaataagtatttttaattgaatttttggtATATAAGTACAttaaatattgaaaagaaattttttacctcaaataataattatatctaaCACAAACATAATTGCTTCCTACATAAGATACCTTATAATCTAAACAAAAGAAGaatcttttaaaaagaaattcattttacgtagaaaaaagataaaaaaataataatttatctattttaataaatacccaataaaaaagataaacaatctattttttcttatgaattaaaattgttttatatattttaatttattaaaaaattagaagttattttaaacttataaaagttttaatacattttatctGGATTTATTTTCCTCACTAAGTGCACACTTCATCTCTACTCTTCATTAATTCTTCAGAAAAACCCTGGAGATTTAGAAAAACCAGATCAccagagagagtgagagagacaTTAATCATTACTTCCTCCACTAATCCTCTCCTCTGTCCATATATAGCTTAACAATGCAGAAAGGAAAAGCAACAAGCCAACAACTAAGGAGAACAAACAAAGCCAGTGAtcaaagaaaccaaaagggaatatataaaagcaaaaggagactataaattataaaagcaaCACTTCAGCTATATTCCTTTTTTCTTCAACACTCTGCTATAGTTACTTCCCTTGTGATCATTCATAAACCATGCTACTGTCTCTGATGTGTTCACTTCTCACCCACACCATGTCCTTACTACTCATTCAACTAATTCTCTCATCATTTCTCACTCTCACAACATCACAATCCAGCCTCTGCAGAACATCATGCGGCGACATTCCCATCAAATATCCATTTGGCATCGACGATGGATGCGGAAGTCCATACTACAGACACATTTTACAATGTTCAAACTCAGGAAAACTCGAGCTCAGAACCCCATCAGGGCGATACCCAGTTCGCAACCTGAGCTACTCCGATCCACATGTCGTGGTCACTGATCCATTCATGTGGAGCTGCGAGGACGGCGAGAAGTTTCGCCCCACGAGGCCATTCAGCTTGGACACCGCCACACACTTCAAGCTCTCGCCGCAGAACGAGTACATGTTCTTCAACTGCAGCCAAGACAGCGTCATCATTCAACCAAAGCCTATGTTCTGCGAGCATTTCCCCGAACACTGTGATTCCTCGTGTGACAGTGCTAGCTATCTCTGCAGGCACTTGCCGGGTTGCTCCTTTGCACTCCCTCGGAGTACTTGTTGCTCTTACTATCCCAAAGCCACTGAGTCTCTGAGGTTGATGCTTAAGTATTGTGCTAGTTATGCTAGCGTTTATTGGAAGAACGTTGGTGCTCCTATGCCTTATGATCAAGTTCCCGAATATGGGATCAGAGTTGATTTTGATATCCCGGTTACCACGCGCTGCCTTCAGTGTCAGGATCCATTGAAAGGAGGTGGGACTTGTGGATTTGACACACAGAATCAGAGTTTCATTTGTCTCTGTAAGGATGGAAACTCCACTACTCATTGCAAAGGTACGTCCAAGTTCAATAAACTAATCATTGGTCTCTTGTGGAAGAGAAATTATTACATAGTGTTCAGGACTATCACTTCGATCCGAACTAATTTATACGTAATAGGTAGCtaagtttttcattttataggaaaaaattcattaaattttgttgtGTCACATGCCACATAAAGATTGTTCTGAAGTATGGTAGTCAAAGATATAAGTATATAACAATTTCTCCTTCAAGTGACACTTGTTTAAGAATCAGTCTCTAGTCTctgtatgaaaaaaatattaagttttaGTCTTTATATACCCCCGTTAATATACATCA contains the following coding sequences:
- the LOC114387228 gene encoding LEAF RUST 10 DISEASE-RESISTANCE LOCUS RECEPTOR-LIKE PROTEIN KINASE-like 2.7, encoding MLLSLMCSLLTHTMSLLLIQLILSSFLTLTTSQSSLCRTSCGDIPIKYPFGIDDGCGSPYYRHILQCSNSGKLELRTPSGRYPVRNLSYSDPHVVVTDPFMWSCEDGEKFRPTRPFSLDTATHFKLSPQNEYMFFNCSQDSVIIQPKPMFCEHFPEHCDSSCDSASYLCRHLPGCSFALPRSTCCSYYPKATESLRLMLKYCASYASVYWKNVGAPMPYDQVPEYGIRVDFDIPVTTRCLQCQDPLKGGGTCGFDTQNQSFICLCKDGNSTTHCKDYDIARHNRRVHVIAGTVTGVSVAGAFGIGAAVWYLKKVRAKAPVTCGVQSNENRLF